In Actinacidiphila yeochonensis CN732, a genomic segment contains:
- a CDS encoding LLM class flavin-dependent oxidoreductase, translating into MTSEFLWYIPNTVEPGHRGDTTTTGWGTLDFATDLALAAERHGWGGALIGAGWGRPDTFTVATALAARTTTFQPLVAVRPGYWQPAHFAAAAATLDHLSQGRLLVNVVSGLDHAGAYGDGEAEQPRRYDRTREFLRLVRRLWTRENVTFRGGFYTVEDSTLNPRPYGAEHGRTPRLYFGGASAAAEQVAAAEADVQLFWGEPLDGVAERISRLRELSASLGREHAPLEFGLRVTTLVRDTSEEAWRDAEQKVAAMAGRADSTMTDERRRAVGEQRLYDLARRGDVLDSCLYTAPARLGGGGAGSTWLVGSPDEVAAALRAYRALGVTHFVLSDTPYRSEIARVGDQLLTLLQKPDPV; encoded by the coding sequence ATGACGTCCGAGTTCCTCTGGTACATCCCCAACACCGTCGAGCCCGGCCATCGCGGCGACACCACGACGACGGGCTGGGGGACCCTCGACTTCGCCACCGACCTCGCCCTCGCCGCCGAACGCCACGGCTGGGGCGGCGCGCTCATCGGCGCCGGGTGGGGCCGGCCCGACACCTTCACCGTGGCCACCGCGCTCGCCGCCCGCACCACCACCTTCCAACCGCTGGTCGCGGTCCGCCCCGGCTACTGGCAGCCCGCGCACTTCGCCGCCGCCGCGGCCACGTTGGACCACCTCAGCCAGGGCCGACTGCTGGTGAACGTCGTCAGCGGCCTGGACCACGCCGGGGCCTACGGCGACGGCGAGGCCGAACAGCCCCGCCGCTACGACCGCACCCGGGAGTTCCTGCGCCTGGTACGCCGGCTGTGGACGCGGGAGAACGTCACCTTCCGCGGCGGGTTCTACACCGTCGAGGACTCGACGCTGAACCCGCGGCCGTACGGCGCCGAGCACGGCAGGACGCCGCGGCTCTACTTCGGCGGCGCCTCGGCGGCAGCGGAACAGGTGGCCGCCGCCGAGGCGGACGTGCAGCTCTTCTGGGGCGAGCCGCTCGACGGCGTGGCCGAACGGATCAGCCGACTCAGGGAGTTGAGTGCCTCCCTGGGCCGGGAGCACGCTCCGCTGGAGTTCGGCCTGCGCGTCACCACACTCGTCCGGGACACCAGCGAGGAGGCGTGGCGGGACGCCGAGCAGAAGGTCGCCGCGATGGCCGGCCGCGCCGACTCCACGATGACCGACGAACGGCGCCGGGCCGTCGGTGAGCAGCGCCTGTACGACCTCGCCCGGCGCGGCGACGTGCTGGACTCGTGCCTCTACACCGCCCCCGCCCGCCTCGGCGGCGGGGGCGCGGGCAGCACCTGGCTGGTCGGCTCGCCGGACGAGGTGGCCGCGGCCCTGCGCGCCTACCGCGCCCTGGGGGTCACCCACTTCGTGCTCTCCGACACCCCCTACCGGTCGGAGATCGCCCGCGTAGGCGACCAGTTGCTCACCCTGTTGCAGAAGCCGGACCCGGTCTGA
- a CDS encoding SigE family RNA polymerase sigma factor, which yields MRSAATDAYKEFATARAGHLFRSACLLAGGDTHLAEDLVQETLGRMYVVWGRMGKVANPAGYAQTVLVRTFLTHQRRRSSRESPSAVLPDRASRDSGGDAALRVALLTALAALGPKDRAVLVLRYWEDRSVEETATVLQSSPGAVRTRAARALARLREELDGSLADLVAG from the coding sequence ATGCGTAGTGCGGCGACCGATGCGTACAAGGAGTTCGCGACAGCGCGGGCGGGGCACCTTTTCCGCTCCGCGTGCCTGCTGGCCGGCGGGGACACCCACCTGGCCGAGGATCTCGTCCAGGAGACGCTGGGCCGGATGTACGTGGTGTGGGGGCGGATGGGCAAGGTCGCCAACCCGGCGGGCTACGCCCAGACCGTCCTGGTGCGCACCTTCCTCACCCACCAGCGGCGGCGCAGCAGCCGGGAGAGCCCGTCCGCGGTGCTGCCCGACCGCGCCTCGCGCGACTCCGGCGGTGACGCGGCGCTGCGGGTCGCCCTGTTGACGGCGCTGGCCGCGCTCGGGCCCAAGGACCGGGCCGTGTTGGTGCTGCGCTACTGGGAGGACCGCAGCGTCGAGGAGACCGCGACGGTCCTGCAGTCCAGTCCCGGCGCCGTACGCACTCGCGCGGCACGTGCCCTGGCCCGGCTCCGCGAGGAGTTGGACGGAAGCCTCGCCGATCTCGTGGCGGGCTGA
- a CDS encoding muconolactone Delta-isomerase family protein has protein sequence MREFLVEITTTIPEGTSQEEVDRRRSAEAVRARELASTGHLARLWRPVGELRSIGVWRAADEEELREKVLGTLPLHPWMSFAVTPLEPHPNDPGRTGGTS, from the coding sequence ATGCGGGAGTTCCTGGTCGAGATCACCACCACCATCCCCGAGGGGACCAGCCAGGAGGAGGTCGACAGGCGGCGGTCCGCCGAGGCGGTCCGCGCGAGGGAACTCGCCTCGACCGGCCACCTGGCGCGGCTGTGGCGCCCGGTGGGCGAACTGCGCAGCATCGGCGTCTGGCGGGCCGCGGACGAGGAGGAACTCCGCGAGAAGGTGCTGGGCACGCTGCCGCTGCACCCCTGGATGAGCTTCGCGGTCACCCCGCTGGAACCGCATCCCAACGACCCCGGGCGGACCGGCGGCACGTCGTGA